Proteins encoded in a region of the Pirellulaceae bacterium genome:
- a CDS encoding NPCBM/NEW2 domain-containing protein, producing MPDSFDPYHQWLGIRDLARPPSHYRLLGIETFESNREVIATAADRQMAHLRTYQQGKNVDLSERLLNEVSAAKVCLLDPEKKSEYDRRLRETESPDAPPPWDPELDSFSNGNRPEIVVSEQDQGVLNRPGRSIRKGNLGRRLPTVVLVISLVILIAMVTFRFINHSADRNSVAGKDLVEFEQSTKQDEKVAPADDGVEEQLQAEESPTEENREERSEVEAINPSKPDAETQEQPSDSVSETSGGETEADQVNPPEPWAPVRMTAGPRPEFSAKDPFEAVLLELSNRNLKAAVTAAKRAQQFDTVRDRQKYDRAKLLLYNMQRFWQSVDEAKSALQKGTTLSYRGETVTVRQVDSLQITLETVNGQIKKFDLPTQALDVELAISLVEHRFKQAAPVGWRWIGNFLLIDKFGDITRGQEYLKRAESHGFDADFIVRALEMVTGEDHGKVVAVPTSDDENLERTKTGQTNDSRLPVPAAAVQTATRQELKKQDMLESEAARCLEIAREEDDRPDAQFVLLKEAARLSLIDQDLETGLAAIDLLSERYRVNQGDLQFDFLQRLSRSSKRDQRGGLVDAALHISELGVSGDDYSSANRFSDLANSIGGRLTRNASLRTRLSRHREKIKSIANDFEASQEARDRLVENSDDPAANATVGKFLCFTKGDFEAGLPHLKLGQDAALRKLAAADLANPRNAEDRKQVAKSWQTYARKGKGLVPLHALERARHWYQLSLVGLPVAQTGPTRKILNEISAAIGRQERLLDVTVLHPNASKGGYGGLGINENTSASVGPIHELPRLGRQPISRFLWAHAPSMVEYDVPEGAKMFRAVAVLNADSTDGAEFVVQVDGKKFSSGLVKTRGRTIPISIPLPEKAKKIVLRVESQKSAQGDETYWVNPEFTF from the coding sequence ATGCCCGACAGTTTTGATCCCTATCATCAATGGCTGGGAATTCGTGATCTCGCGAGACCGCCAAGCCATTATCGGCTACTTGGTATCGAGACATTCGAGTCGAATCGCGAAGTGATTGCGACGGCTGCGGATCGTCAAATGGCCCATCTGCGCACTTATCAACAGGGTAAGAATGTTGATTTGTCTGAGCGGTTACTGAACGAAGTGTCCGCTGCCAAGGTTTGTCTGCTCGATCCGGAGAAAAAGTCAGAATACGACCGTCGCCTCCGAGAAACCGAATCGCCTGACGCACCGCCCCCTTGGGATCCCGAATTGGATTCGTTTAGCAACGGGAATCGGCCGGAGATCGTTGTTTCAGAGCAAGATCAGGGGGTATTAAACCGTCCCGGGCGGAGTATTCGCAAAGGGAATCTGGGTCGGCGATTACCGACTGTCGTGCTCGTTATTTCGCTCGTTATCTTGATTGCTATGGTGACATTTCGTTTTATCAATCATTCAGCTGATCGCAACTCGGTTGCAGGGAAAGATCTGGTCGAATTCGAGCAGTCAACGAAACAGGACGAAAAAGTAGCACCGGCAGATGATGGAGTCGAAGAGCAGCTGCAAGCCGAAGAAAGTCCAACCGAAGAGAATCGCGAAGAAAGATCCGAAGTCGAAGCGATAAATCCATCTAAGCCCGATGCTGAGACTCAAGAACAGCCCTCGGATTCAGTTTCAGAAACAAGCGGTGGTGAAACCGAAGCTGATCAGGTCAACCCACCGGAGCCCTGGGCGCCAGTTCGAATGACCGCTGGACCACGTCCGGAATTTTCAGCAAAGGATCCGTTTGAGGCTGTTCTGCTTGAGCTTTCAAATCGAAATCTGAAAGCGGCTGTTACTGCGGCAAAACGAGCACAGCAATTCGATACCGTTCGCGATCGACAAAAATACGATCGGGCTAAGCTTTTACTTTACAACATGCAGCGATTTTGGCAGTCGGTCGACGAAGCGAAATCGGCGTTGCAAAAAGGCACAACTCTGTCGTACCGAGGTGAGACGGTGACGGTAAGGCAGGTAGACTCTTTGCAGATAACTTTGGAGACCGTGAATGGGCAGATCAAGAAGTTTGATCTACCGACTCAGGCGTTGGATGTGGAGCTTGCGATTAGCTTGGTTGAGCATCGATTCAAGCAGGCCGCTCCAGTTGGTTGGCGGTGGATTGGCAACTTTTTACTTATCGACAAGTTTGGCGATATTACGCGAGGGCAAGAATATCTCAAGCGAGCGGAAAGCCATGGATTCGACGCAGATTTTATCGTTCGCGCCCTGGAAATGGTCACCGGCGAGGATCACGGTAAGGTCGTTGCCGTACCCACCTCCGATGATGAAAATTTGGAAAGAACGAAAACGGGTCAAACGAATGATTCTCGTCTCCCCGTACCGGCTGCAGCGGTGCAAACAGCAACCCGCCAAGAGTTAAAGAAACAGGATATGTTGGAGTCGGAGGCAGCTCGTTGCTTGGAGATTGCCCGCGAAGAAGATGATCGCCCCGATGCTCAATTCGTGTTGTTGAAAGAAGCTGCCCGACTCTCGCTAATCGACCAGGACCTTGAGACAGGGTTGGCGGCCATTGATTTGTTGAGTGAACGCTATCGGGTAAATCAGGGAGATCTTCAGTTCGATTTCCTTCAACGTCTTAGTCGCTCGTCCAAACGCGATCAGCGTGGCGGTCTAGTCGATGCTGCTTTGCATATTTCGGAGCTGGGGGTTTCGGGTGACGATTATAGTAGTGCGAATCGATTTTCGGATCTCGCAAACTCGATTGGCGGGCGACTGACGCGAAATGCTTCGTTGCGCACGCGGTTAAGTCGGCATCGCGAGAAAATCAAGTCGATTGCAAACGATTTTGAAGCATCGCAAGAGGCACGCGATCGGCTTGTAGAAAACTCCGATGACCCTGCTGCGAATGCCACCGTTGGAAAATTCCTTTGTTTTACAAAAGGTGATTTTGAGGCCGGTCTCCCGCATCTTAAATTGGGGCAGGACGCCGCGTTGCGTAAATTGGCGGCGGCAGATTTGGCCAATCCACGAAATGCGGAGGATCGAAAACAGGTTGCCAAGAGCTGGCAAACCTACGCCCGCAAAGGGAAGGGGCTTGTTCCATTGCACGCGTTGGAAAGAGCTCGCCATTGGTACCAATTGAGCTTGGTCGGTCTACCGGTGGCACAAACCGGACCGACACGCAAAATCTTGAATGAGATTTCCGCCGCTATTGGGAGGCAAGAACGCTTACTTGATGTTACCGTTCTTCATCCAAATGCATCCAAGGGTGGCTACGGAGGTTTGGGTATCAATGAGAACACATCCGCCAGCGTTGGACCGATCCATGAGCTGCCGCGTTTAGGGCGGCAGCCCATATCTCGTTTTCTCTGGGCACACGCACCTTCGATGGTGGAGTACGATGTGCCTGAGGGTGCGAAGATGTTTCGTGCTGTCGCTGTCTTGAATGCCGACTCCACTGACGGGGCAGAGTTTGTGGTCCAGGTCGACGGAAAGAAATTCTCAAGCGGTCTGGTTAAGACACGCGGGCGCACGATTCCAATTAGTATTCCTTTACCCGAGAAGGCAAAAAAAATCGTGCTGCGTGTCGAGTCGCAGAAATCTGCCCAAGGTGATGAGACCTATTGGGTTAATCCTGAATTCACCTTCTAA
- a CDS encoding acetyltransferase: MLELIIIGAGGFGRELHEMLWHVFSQDEYRLKGFLANDDGNLSQWQIEAPVLAAPEDYQPEPNDRFLLAIGHMEARRRTVDAVTGKGGQFVSFIHPKAQVATTAKIGEGAVIYPFATVSNAAELDFHVHLNYYASVGHDCRVGRMCLLAPYATLNGFVTLEEQVYISTHGTVAPGCKMHRNAKLSANSACMRDAAESTLVFGVPGRQVRRMD, encoded by the coding sequence ATGTTGGAACTTATCATAATCGGCGCTGGTGGCTTCGGGCGAGAATTGCACGAAATGTTGTGGCACGTGTTTTCTCAAGATGAGTATCGCTTGAAGGGGTTTCTTGCGAACGATGACGGCAACTTGAGTCAGTGGCAGATCGAGGCTCCCGTTCTAGCGGCACCGGAAGACTACCAACCAGAGCCGAATGATCGATTTCTCTTGGCGATCGGTCACATGGAAGCTAGGCGACGAACCGTTGATGCGGTCACGGGAAAGGGAGGGCAGTTCGTTTCCTTCATCCATCCCAAGGCTCAGGTCGCGACCACCGCAAAGATTGGCGAGGGTGCGGTGATTTATCCCTTTGCGACCGTTTCCAATGCGGCAGAACTGGACTTTCATGTTCATTTGAATTATTACGCCTCCGTGGGCCATGATTGTCGAGTTGGGCGGATGTGCTTATTAGCGCCGTATGCCACACTCAATGGCTTTGTGACGCTTGAAGAGCAGGTTTATATCAGTACACACGGTACAGTGGCTCCCGGTTGTAAAATGCATCGAAACGCCAAGCTATCCGCGAATTCTGCCTGCATGCGTGATGCGGCCGAGTCGACACTCGTGTTTGGCGTGCCAGGACGGCAGGTGCGGCGTATGGATTAA
- a CDS encoding SDR family oxidoreductase, with the protein MDQSILISGGSRGLGQAIVQALLEDGCRVATFSRKRTTFIDDVSSQYGDRLFYQEVDALQSERLRQFVQDANKRFGEINALINNAAVAVDGVLALAHEEDLDRMLAINLKAALVLSKECTRLMLTQGSGNILNVSSVIALRGFSGLVGYAATKAGMVGMTQAMARELGSRNIRVNAIAPGYMETDMSNSLSPERKAQIVRRTPLERLGTAEDVVPWVKFLLMPASGFVTGQVIAIDGGASV; encoded by the coding sequence GTGGACCAATCCATACTAATCTCAGGTGGCAGCCGCGGTTTAGGGCAAGCGATCGTGCAGGCGCTGCTTGAGGACGGTTGTCGCGTGGCCACATTCAGTCGGAAAAGAACGACTTTTATCGATGATGTGTCGTCGCAGTACGGAGATCGTTTATTTTACCAAGAAGTTGACGCCTTGCAGTCGGAAAGGTTGAGACAATTTGTGCAGGATGCGAATAAGCGGTTTGGAGAGATAAACGCACTGATCAACAATGCAGCGGTCGCGGTGGACGGTGTCCTAGCACTTGCTCACGAGGAAGATTTAGATCGGATGTTAGCGATCAATCTCAAGGCCGCACTTGTTCTGTCGAAAGAGTGCACCCGGTTGATGTTGACGCAAGGTTCCGGAAATATTCTCAACGTTTCTTCCGTGATTGCATTGAGAGGTTTTTCCGGGTTGGTCGGTTACGCAGCGACGAAGGCGGGTATGGTGGGGATGACCCAGGCGATGGCCCGAGAGTTGGGCTCCAGGAATATTCGCGTCAATGCAATTGCGCCGGGTTACATGGAAACCGACATGTCGAATTCGCTGAGTCCAGAACGCAAGGCTCAGATCGTACGTAGAACACCTTTGGAACGTTTGGGAACGGCCGAGGATGTGGTGCCGTGGGTCAAGTTTCTGTTGATGCCTGCGAGTGGATTTGTCACCGGGCAAGTTATTGCAATCGATGGTGGTGCTTCCGTTTAG
- a CDS encoding acyl carrier protein has translation MTEQVDIKKTITGVINRILTDSGRDAREIADADTFMDTIGLDSLDLAVMVVGLEQSLGVDPFRSGAQAVQTVGELVEIYRSAMNAS, from the coding sequence ATGACTGAACAGGTAGATATCAAAAAGACGATTACTGGTGTGATCAATCGAATCTTAACCGATTCGGGCCGTGATGCTCGTGAGATTGCCGATGCGGACACGTTTATGGACACAATCGGTCTGGATTCGTTGGATTTAGCTGTGATGGTGGTTGGGCTTGAACAATCGCTGGGAGTCGATCCGTTTCGGAGTGGAGCCCAGGCGGTACAGACTGTCGGTGAGTTGGTTGAAATCTATCGCAGTGCGATGAATGCGTCTTGA
- a CDS encoding DUF1559 domain-containing protein, with product MLKKNRGFTLVELLVVIAIIGILVALLIPAVNFARESARKTQCLNNVRGVGQAVIQHETSKKYFPGRVNLVTTNSGNQLPVSWVAKLLPYIEKQNVWDLVVNDQNATNPNDPSRYSLELEIMTCPSDPSDGSAIPGRLSYVINAGIWDREFGDSPERWNDLRANGIGHVIRNNYSQSKVDLGYLGKNDGTSSTLLLAENLNAVNWPSLEEGLHGIVWTLQDRWMEENERPTEGRLYKINKGSDRLTDKQLLEASQGNNVSEMASFARPSSNHSGGVNVVFCDSHASFLSEDVAPNVYAQLLTASRSQARHPRQGGKSWQQTPIPSQLNTTLSAGDY from the coding sequence ATGCTGAAGAAGAACCGAGGTTTCACACTCGTGGAATTGCTCGTCGTAATTGCCATCATTGGTATACTCGTTGCGCTGTTGATACCTGCTGTGAACTTCGCTAGGGAATCAGCCCGTAAAACGCAGTGTCTCAACAACGTTCGCGGCGTCGGTCAAGCGGTGATTCAGCATGAGACGTCAAAGAAATATTTTCCAGGGCGAGTCAACTTGGTAACGACCAATTCAGGCAATCAATTGCCAGTGTCATGGGTCGCCAAGTTATTGCCTTACATCGAAAAGCAGAATGTTTGGGACCTGGTTGTAAACGACCAAAATGCGACTAATCCAAACGATCCAAGCCGTTATTCTCTTGAGCTGGAAATCATGACCTGCCCGAGTGATCCGAGCGATGGTTCAGCAATACCGGGGCGATTGAGCTACGTGATCAATGCGGGGATCTGGGATCGTGAGTTTGGCGACAGCCCCGAACGTTGGAACGACTTGCGAGCAAACGGAATTGGGCATGTCATCCGCAATAATTATTCGCAGTCCAAAGTGGATCTTGGCTACCTTGGAAAAAACGACGGGACGAGTTCCACGTTGCTGTTGGCCGAAAATTTAAATGCAGTCAACTGGCCATCGCTTGAAGAAGGTCTCCACGGAATTGTCTGGACCCTTCAGGATAGGTGGATGGAAGAGAATGAGCGTCCCACAGAGGGTCGGCTCTACAAGATCAACAAAGGTAGTGATCGCCTGACCGATAAACAGCTGCTTGAGGCGTCCCAAGGAAACAACGTTTCTGAGATGGCTTCATTTGCTCGTCCATCCAGTAATCACAGTGGTGGCGTGAACGTTGTTTTTTGTGACTCGCATGCGAGCTTTTTATCGGAGGACGTTGCCCCGAATGTCTATGCTCAATTACTTACCGCGTCGCGATCGCAAGCCCGTCACCCTCGCCAAGGTGGGAAAAGTTGGCAGCAAACACCGATTCCGTCGCAGCTCAACACGACATTGTCCGCCGGTGACTATTAA
- the wecC gene encoding UDP-N-acetyl-D-mannosamine dehydrogenase: MNLSSSMPETLVPSEIRVCVVGLGYIGLPTASVLATKGFHVFGMDVRADVVDTINDGRIHIEEPDLDIVVRSAVNSGQLKAGYEPQPADIFILCVPTPIRPDHSPDLSYVEQASKAIQPHVQPGNLIILESTSPPQTTETIVVPNAIPPELTVGEDVFVAHCPERVLPGRILLEVVQNDRVVGGVTDACTEKAKTFYESFVNGNVLATSAIAAEVTKLVENSYRDVNIAFANELSMLADRLGIDPWEIIELANRHPRVNILSPGPGVGGHCISVDPWFLVHTDPENTPLIRMAREVNDQKPHHIVKHIAELAEQFAAPKIGCLGLTYKSDVDDLRESPSLEIVQALREKSIGEVMACDPYVSSKTFSEFPLYDLADVLEQSHIVVLLTDHRQFRAVPRRILQEKVIVDTRGIWR, translated from the coding sequence ATGAACTTATCTTCCTCTATGCCTGAAACGCTTGTACCCTCCGAAATACGGGTCTGCGTCGTCGGACTTGGTTATATCGGTTTGCCCACAGCAAGTGTATTGGCGACGAAGGGCTTTCACGTCTTTGGGATGGATGTCCGAGCTGATGTTGTGGACACTATTAACGATGGTCGTATTCACATCGAAGAGCCCGACCTCGACATTGTTGTTCGTTCTGCGGTGAACAGCGGACAACTGAAGGCCGGCTACGAGCCTCAACCCGCGGATATTTTTATTCTCTGTGTTCCGACGCCGATCCGCCCCGACCATTCCCCCGACCTTTCTTACGTCGAACAGGCATCGAAAGCGATCCAACCGCATGTCCAGCCTGGGAACCTGATTATTCTGGAGTCGACCAGTCCGCCGCAAACAACCGAGACAATCGTCGTTCCCAACGCGATTCCACCGGAACTCACGGTGGGTGAAGACGTTTTTGTGGCGCACTGTCCGGAGCGAGTATTACCCGGTCGGATTCTCCTGGAAGTGGTGCAAAACGATCGCGTCGTCGGTGGCGTTACCGATGCGTGCACTGAGAAGGCAAAAACTTTTTACGAATCCTTTGTCAACGGCAACGTACTCGCGACGAGTGCGATTGCAGCCGAAGTGACGAAGTTGGTCGAAAACTCCTACCGCGATGTCAACATCGCTTTTGCCAATGAACTCTCAATGCTGGCTGACCGCTTGGGAATTGATCCTTGGGAAATCATTGAGCTCGCCAACCGGCATCCACGCGTAAATATCCTTTCACCCGGTCCAGGAGTGGGTGGACATTGCATCAGCGTCGACCCCTGGTTTCTCGTGCACACCGATCCGGAGAATACGCCTTTGATCCGGATGGCCCGAGAAGTCAACGATCAAAAACCACATCATATCGTGAAGCATATTGCGGAGCTTGCAGAGCAATTTGCCGCTCCTAAAATTGGTTGTCTGGGACTGACTTATAAGTCGGATGTCGATGATTTGCGAGAGAGTCCGTCACTGGAGATTGTCCAGGCGCTACGAGAAAAAAGTATTGGTGAGGTGATGGCCTGCGACCCTTACGTATCCTCAAAGACATTCTCTGAGTTTCCCTTGTATGACTTGGCCGACGTTTTGGAGCAGAGTCACATCGTGGTTTTGCTGACAGATCACCGACAATTCAGAGCGGTCCCGCGTCGCATTTTGCAGGAAAAAGTGATTGTCGATACCCGTGGTATCTGGCGCTAG
- the wecB gene encoding UDP-N-acetylglucosamine 2-epimerase (non-hydrolyzing), with protein sequence MSKLKALLIFGTRPEAIKMAPVVRECLNRPEDIETVICLTGQHREMLQQVTDYFGLKADVDLQLMQPNQTLAQLTARCVQGLDQVVEQRQPDCIVAQGDTTTVMAASLVAFYRHVPLVHVEAGLRTGNMRAPWPEEMNRCITSLIATLHCAPTARSAKNLLDEKIDPSSVHVTGNTVIDALLWAVERERANDQQWREKYAQLGDHRMVLITGHRRENFGDGFQDICKSIGTLADRYPEVEFVYPVHLNPNVRGPVFEILGDHANIHLVEPAPYPEFVWLMDRSSVILTDSGGVQEEAPSLKKPILVMRETTERPEAMDAGAVELVGTSAERIIARISALLDDAVEYSRHQIDENPYGDGQAAKRIVDLMLKQNWQS encoded by the coding sequence ATGTCCAAGTTGAAAGCTTTGCTCATTTTTGGAACGCGTCCTGAGGCCATCAAGATGGCTCCCGTCGTGCGGGAGTGCCTCAATCGTCCAGAAGACATTGAAACAGTCATCTGTTTGACTGGCCAGCATCGAGAAATGTTGCAGCAGGTGACCGATTATTTTGGGCTGAAAGCAGATGTGGACCTACAATTGATGCAACCCAATCAAACACTTGCTCAGCTGACTGCGCGTTGTGTCCAGGGACTTGACCAAGTGGTGGAGCAGCGGCAACCCGACTGTATCGTCGCTCAAGGCGATACCACGACCGTGATGGCTGCCTCACTCGTAGCCTTCTATCGTCATGTGCCTTTAGTGCATGTGGAAGCCGGACTGCGTACTGGGAACATGCGGGCACCATGGCCGGAGGAAATGAATCGTTGTATCACGAGTCTAATTGCCACATTGCATTGCGCGCCAACGGCTCGTTCAGCAAAAAATCTACTCGATGAGAAGATTGATCCAAGTTCGGTGCACGTTACTGGAAATACGGTGATTGACGCCTTGCTCTGGGCCGTGGAACGCGAGCGAGCGAATGATCAGCAGTGGCGCGAAAAATACGCTCAGCTTGGCGACCACCGAATGGTTTTGATCACCGGACATCGTCGGGAGAACTTTGGCGATGGATTTCAAGATATCTGTAAGTCGATTGGAACCTTAGCTGATCGCTACCCCGAGGTGGAATTCGTTTACCCGGTGCACCTTAATCCAAATGTTCGCGGGCCTGTTTTTGAGATTCTTGGAGATCACGCCAATATACATCTTGTCGAGCCAGCCCCCTACCCTGAGTTTGTCTGGCTAATGGATCGAAGCAGCGTTATCCTGACAGATTCGGGTGGTGTTCAAGAGGAAGCTCCCTCGCTGAAAAAACCGATTTTGGTCATGCGAGAAACGACTGAGAGGCCCGAGGCGATGGATGCTGGTGCGGTGGAGCTTGTGGGCACATCCGCGGAGCGAATCATCGCTCGAATTTCGGCCTTGTTGGATGATGCGGTTGAATACTCGCGGCATCAAATCGATGAAAATCCATATGGAGATGGGCAGGCTGCAAAACGTATCGTTGATCTCATGCTAAAACAAAACTGGCAATCATGA
- a CDS encoding sugar transferase translates to MHLLIVHQNFVDHQHPGGTRHLELARHLVRNGHQCTIVAGSVDFLTGRPLPREVFDIDGVRVRRAYAFPTLHHSYLGRVLSYLCFMLTSVWESLRAGEIDAVLGTSPPIFQLPSAWLVAVLRRRPFLLEVRDLWPAFAIETGVVKNRTVIWIAEHIERFFYHRADWVVANSPGFRSHLLERGVATNRLTIIPNGVETNMFDPGDNGRSIRTELQLGDDFVATYAGALGRSNDMATLVNVADRLRNQAEIKIVLIGGGKELPQLEKELKDRQLTNVILGGFFPKQRMSEVLAASDVCLATLLNLSMFRTTYPNKVFDYMAAGRPSVIAIDGVIREVIEAAGGGTFVQPGDAEALARAILMYREDPDLRKRHGQAAREYVEQHFERSDQAALLESVLERVVDRQPRPTLYSRFFKRAADLGMAGSLLVVLSPVMLITALLIRWKLGSPVIFSQVRAGRNGHVFTILKFRTMLNAENETGDILPDDQRLTKFGRFLRACSLDELPQLFNIVRGDMSLVGPRPLLTHYLPRYTPEQARRHDVRPGVTGWAQVNGRNAINWEEKFRLDVWYVDHCSPWLDLNILLRTSYCVLRRQGISSTGHATMPEFMGTDATADTANASQI, encoded by the coding sequence ATGCATCTGCTGATTGTCCATCAGAATTTCGTTGACCATCAGCATCCTGGCGGGACGCGGCATCTTGAGTTAGCGCGGCATTTGGTACGCAACGGTCATCAATGCACGATTGTTGCAGGAAGTGTCGACTTTCTAACGGGGCGTCCTTTGCCTCGGGAAGTTTTTGACATCGACGGTGTTCGGGTCCGTCGCGCTTATGCTTTTCCGACACTACATCATAGCTACCTGGGCCGCGTACTTTCGTATCTTTGCTTCATGCTGACGAGTGTCTGGGAGTCCCTGCGAGCCGGGGAAATCGATGCCGTCCTTGGAACGTCCCCTCCCATTTTTCAACTGCCTTCGGCATGGCTTGTCGCCGTCTTGCGTCGTCGGCCGTTTCTGCTTGAGGTTCGTGATTTGTGGCCCGCCTTTGCGATTGAAACGGGTGTTGTCAAGAACCGTACGGTGATCTGGATCGCTGAACACATTGAACGGTTTTTTTACCATCGAGCCGATTGGGTGGTCGCCAATTCACCCGGCTTTCGCTCTCATTTGCTTGAGCGTGGCGTTGCGACCAATCGGTTGACGATCATTCCCAATGGTGTGGAAACAAATATGTTCGATCCCGGGGATAACGGACGATCTATTCGCACCGAATTGCAGCTGGGTGATGATTTTGTCGCGACCTACGCCGGAGCTCTTGGGCGTTCTAACGACATGGCGACGTTGGTTAACGTTGCCGATCGGCTGCGAAATCAAGCAGAGATTAAAATTGTGTTGATTGGCGGAGGTAAGGAGTTGCCTCAGTTGGAAAAGGAATTGAAGGATCGGCAGCTGACCAACGTAATCTTAGGTGGATTCTTTCCGAAACAACGGATGTCAGAAGTCTTAGCTGCCTCAGATGTGTGTCTGGCAACCTTACTCAATCTCAGCATGTTTCGCACAACCTATCCCAACAAGGTTTTTGACTACATGGCAGCAGGTCGCCCATCTGTTATCGCGATTGATGGCGTCATTCGTGAGGTGATCGAAGCAGCGGGCGGAGGCACCTTTGTTCAGCCAGGTGATGCCGAAGCACTGGCTCGCGCGATTCTCATGTACCGTGAAGATCCTGATTTACGAAAAAGGCACGGTCAGGCAGCTCGAGAATACGTTGAGCAACACTTTGAGCGATCGGATCAAGCGGCTCTGCTTGAGTCAGTCCTGGAAAGGGTCGTGGATCGCCAGCCGAGACCGACGCTTTACAGTCGGTTTTTTAAGCGGGCTGCCGATTTGGGTATGGCTGGCAGCTTATTAGTTGTGTTGAGTCCGGTAATGCTCATCACGGCGTTGCTGATACGCTGGAAGCTTGGTTCGCCCGTGATTTTTTCGCAGGTTCGAGCTGGTCGTAACGGTCACGTATTCACGATTTTAAAATTCCGCACGATGCTCAATGCTGAAAACGAAACGGGGGATATTCTCCCGGATGATCAGCGACTCACAAAGTTCGGACGGTTCTTGAGAGCCTGCAGTTTGGATGAATTACCCCAGTTGTTCAATATCGTCCGTGGTGATATGAGTTTGGTTGGGCCCAGACCTTTGCTGACGCATTACTTGCCACGTTACACTCCCGAACAAGCACGTCGACACGACGTTCGTCCCGGTGTTACGGGGTGGGCCCAAGTTAACGGTCGTAACGCAATTAACTGGGAAGAAAAATTTCGATTAGATGTTTGGTACGTCGATCATTGCTCTCCTTGGCTCGATTTGAATATTTTGCTGAGAACCAGTTACTGTGTCCTTCGACGGCAAGGTATCAGTTCAACGGGGCATGCAACGATGCCTGAGTTTATGGGGACCGACGCAACCGCTGACACTGCCAACGCCTCGCAAATCTAA